The following are from one region of the Rhizobium sullae genome:
- a CDS encoding Gfo/Idh/MocA family protein, protein MKPIGIGLIGTGYMGKCHALAWNAVKTVFGDVERPRLVHLAEANADLAKSRAAEFGFEKAAADWKALIADPEVDVVSVTTPNQFHAEMAIAALEAVKHVWCEKPMAPAFAEAEQMLKAAKASGKVAVLGYNYIQNPVMRHIKTLIGEGAIGTVNHIRVEMDEDFMADPDGVFYWKSELSSGYGALDDFAVHPLSLLWYLFGHVEAVITDMVKPYADRPTKEGGRRAVENHDGANVLMRLGGGISAVLMANRAAWGRKGRIALQIFGSKGSIAYDQERMNEFELYQAEGRGTEQGFRKILAAPAHQPYDRFIPAPGHGLGFNDLKIIECRELIRAISGAPSSLVTFEDGLRIEKSVHAMAQSFHERRWIEIG, encoded by the coding sequence ATGAAGCCAATTGGCATCGGTTTGATCGGCACCGGTTATATGGGCAAGTGCCACGCGCTGGCCTGGAATGCGGTGAAAACTGTCTTCGGTGATGTCGAGCGCCCAAGGCTCGTGCACCTCGCCGAAGCCAATGCGGACCTCGCAAAATCGCGCGCCGCCGAATTCGGGTTCGAAAAGGCGGCGGCCGATTGGAAAGCGCTGATTGCCGATCCGGAGGTCGACGTCGTCTCCGTTACTACACCGAACCAGTTCCATGCCGAAATGGCGATTGCGGCGCTCGAAGCCGTAAAGCATGTCTGGTGCGAAAAGCCGATGGCGCCCGCTTTTGCCGAAGCCGAGCAGATGCTGAAAGCGGCAAAGGCCTCCGGCAAAGTCGCCGTGCTCGGCTACAATTATATCCAGAACCCGGTGATGCGGCACATCAAGACGCTGATCGGCGAGGGCGCGATCGGCACCGTCAACCACATCCGCGTTGAGATGGACGAGGATTTCATGGCCGACCCGGACGGCGTCTTCTATTGGAAGAGCGAACTGTCTTCCGGTTACGGCGCGCTTGACGATTTCGCCGTGCATCCGCTGTCGCTGCTCTGGTATCTTTTTGGCCACGTCGAGGCCGTCATTACAGATATGGTGAAGCCTTATGCCGACCGCCCCACGAAGGAGGGAGGTCGCCGTGCTGTCGAGAATCACGATGGCGCGAACGTTCTGATGCGACTTGGCGGCGGCATTTCCGCCGTGTTGATGGCAAACCGTGCCGCCTGGGGCCGCAAGGGCCGCATCGCACTGCAGATATTCGGCTCGAAAGGCTCAATCGCATACGATCAGGAACGCATGAACGAATTCGAGCTCTACCAGGCCGAAGGCCGTGGCACGGAGCAGGGTTTCCGCAAGATCCTCGCGGCGCCCGCACACCAGCCCTACGACCGCTTCATTCCCGCACCCGGCCATGGCCTCGGCTTCAACGACCTGAAGATCATCGAATGCCGCGAACTGATCCGCGCCATTTCCGGCGCCCCGTCGTCCTTGGTGACATTCGAAGACGGTCTCAGGATAGAGAAGTCTGTTCACGCCATGGCACAGTCGTTCCACGAGCGCCGCTGGATCGAGATCGGCTGA
- a CDS encoding alpha/beta fold hydrolase has product MFSSTTDGFEEKTYLSADGLKLYARDYGAGNSASPPVICLSGLTRNSRDFHQLALTLSKDPERPRRVLALDSRGRGRSAWDENKQNYNLAVEANDVLTACAAFGIQRAAFIGTSRGGLILHLVAEMKLELLACVVLNDVGPVLEPEGLRHIQNYLANPPKPRDWDEATRLLRELHEAEFPALSADDWRGMAHAIYRETGDGLAADFDPAIAEAMIAADFSKPVPDLWKQFDAMAEIPLLIIRGENSKLLSKATVEEMLRRHPAARQLIARHQGHVPLLHRDDVEAEIRRFLQDL; this is encoded by the coding sequence ATGTTTTCAAGCACCACTGACGGCTTCGAGGAAAAGACATACCTATCGGCCGACGGCCTCAAGCTCTACGCCCGCGACTATGGCGCCGGGAATTCGGCTTCCCCGCCGGTGATCTGCCTTTCCGGTCTGACGCGCAATTCCCGCGATTTTCATCAGCTCGCGCTGACGCTCTCGAAGGATCCGGAGCGCCCCAGGCGCGTGCTCGCGCTCGACTCCCGCGGACGCGGCCGCTCGGCGTGGGATGAGAACAAGCAGAATTACAATCTCGCCGTGGAGGCGAACGACGTCCTGACCGCCTGCGCCGCCTTCGGCATTCAACGCGCAGCCTTCATCGGCACCTCGCGCGGCGGGCTGATCCTTCATCTGGTCGCCGAGATGAAGCTGGAATTGCTGGCATGCGTCGTCCTGAACGATGTCGGCCCCGTGCTCGAACCGGAAGGGCTTCGGCATATTCAGAACTATCTCGCAAATCCGCCAAAACCCCGCGACTGGGATGAGGCGACCAGATTGCTTCGCGAACTGCACGAAGCGGAATTTCCCGCTCTTTCCGCCGACGATTGGCGCGGCATGGCTCACGCGATCTATCGCGAGACTGGCGATGGATTGGCCGCGGATTTCGATCCGGCGATCGCAGAGGCGATGATCGCCGCCGACTTCAGCAAGCCGGTGCCGGATCTCTGGAAACAGTTCGACGCAATGGCGGAGATACCGCTTTTGATTATCCGCGGCGAGAACTCGAAGCTGCTGTCAAAGGCAACGGTCGAAGAGATGCTGAGGCGGCATCCGGCAGCACGGCAACTCATTGCAAGACATCAGGGACACGTACCGCTGCTGCACCGCGATGATGTGGAAGCGGAAATCCGTCGTTTTCTCCAAGATCTCTGA
- a CDS encoding LabA-like NYN domain-containing protein, giving the protein MFDPREKIALFIDGANLYAASKSLGFDIDYRKLLKAFQKRGYLLRAYYYTALIEDQEYSSIRPLIDWLDYNGYKVVTKPAKEFTDSMGRRKIKGNMDIELAIDAMEQSETVDHLVIFSGDGDFTTLVEALQRKGRKVSIISTMATQPPMIADDLRRQADHFIDLLSLKSEIGRDPSERPQKPVEIAPASDFEE; this is encoded by the coding sequence ATGTTCGACCCACGCGAAAAAATTGCACTCTTCATAGACGGCGCCAACCTCTACGCTGCATCCAAGAGCCTTGGCTTCGATATCGACTATCGCAAGCTTCTGAAAGCATTCCAGAAACGCGGATACCTGCTGCGCGCCTACTATTACACCGCGCTGATCGAGGACCAGGAATATTCCTCCATCCGCCCGCTGATCGACTGGCTCGACTACAACGGCTACAAGGTCGTCACCAAGCCTGCCAAGGAGTTCACCGACTCCATGGGCCGCCGGAAGATCAAGGGCAACATGGATATCGAACTGGCGATCGACGCCATGGAGCAATCCGAAACCGTCGACCACTTGGTCATCTTCTCCGGAGACGGCGATTTTACGACTCTGGTGGAAGCCCTTCAGCGCAAGGGCCGCAAGGTGTCGATCATCTCCACGATGGCCACCCAACCGCCAATGATTGCCGACGACCTGCGCCGCCAGGCGGATCACTTTATCGATCTGCTGTCGCTGAAAAGCGAGATCGGCCGCGACCCGTCCGAACGCCCGCAGAAGCCTGTCGAGATCGCCCCGGCGAGCGACTTCGAGGAGTAA
- the dapA gene encoding 4-hydroxy-tetrahydrodipicolinate synthase: MFQGSIPALVTPFTDAGLVDEASFAAHVDWQIREGSSGLVPVGTTGESPTLSHAEHKRVVEICIEAAAKRVPVMAGAGSNNTREAIELAQHAEKAGADAVLVVTPYYNKPTQKGLIAHFSAVAEAVRLPIYIYNIPGRSVVDMTPETMGALAKAHSNIVGVKDATGKIERVSEQRITCGKDFRQLSGEDATALGFNAHGGVGCISVTANVAPRLCAEFQAATLAGDYTKALEYQDRLMPLHKAIFLEPGLCGAKYGLHKLERMSRNVRSPLISTLEPATEAAIDAAMRHAGLLN; the protein is encoded by the coding sequence ATGTTCCAGGGATCCATTCCCGCCCTCGTCACCCCCTTCACTGATGCCGGACTGGTGGATGAAGCCTCCTTCGCCGCCCATGTCGATTGGCAGATCAGGGAAGGCAGCAGCGGTCTCGTTCCGGTCGGCACGACCGGCGAGTCTCCGACGCTCTCGCATGCCGAGCACAAACGGGTCGTGGAAATCTGCATCGAAGCGGCGGCCAAGCGTGTGCCGGTCATGGCAGGCGCAGGCTCGAACAATACGCGCGAGGCGATCGAGCTTGCCCAGCACGCCGAGAAGGCCGGTGCTGATGCCGTGCTCGTCGTCACGCCTTACTACAACAAGCCGACGCAGAAAGGCTTGATCGCGCATTTCTCGGCCGTCGCCGAGGCCGTCAGGCTGCCGATCTATATCTACAACATTCCCGGCCGCTCGGTGGTCGACATGACGCCGGAAACGATGGGCGCGCTTGCCAAGGCGCATTCGAACATCGTGGGTGTCAAGGATGCGACCGGCAAGATCGAGCGCGTCTCCGAACAGCGCATCACCTGCGGCAAGGATTTTCGCCAGCTCTCTGGCGAGGATGCGACGGCCCTCGGCTTCAACGCCCATGGCGGCGTCGGCTGCATTTCGGTGACGGCGAACGTCGCACCACGTCTTTGTGCCGAGTTCCAGGCGGCGACGCTTGCGGGCGATTACACGAAGGCGCTCGAATACCAGGACCGCCTGATGCCGCTGCACAAGGCGATCTTCCTAGAGCCCGGCCTCTGCGGCGCGAAATACGGCCTCCATAAACTCGAACGCATGAGCCGCAACGTGCGCTCCCCGCTCATCTCCACGCTAGAGCCGGCGACGGAAGCGGCAATCGACGCCGCCATGCGCCACGCCGGTTTGCTGAACTGA
- a CDS encoding ribbon-helix-helix domain-containing protein: MSRTTTMTVRLRGALSDFVAANVGETGSYENVSEYIRDLIRRDKERADKEAFDRLKAELTHAFAAPESAYHPLSAADVIARNAT, from the coding sequence ATGTCCCGTACAACGACGATGACGGTCCGTCTCCGCGGAGCACTCAGCGACTTCGTTGCCGCCAATGTCGGCGAGACGGGCTCCTACGAAAATGTCAGCGAGTACATTCGTGACCTGATCCGCCGCGACAAGGAACGGGCGGACAAAGAAGCATTCGATCGGCTGAAAGCGGAATTGACTCATGCCTTCGCCGCCCCCGAGTCCGCCTACCATCCGCTCTCGGCGGCCGACGTCATCGCGCGCAACGCGACATAG
- a CDS encoding lytic transglycosylase domain-containing protein, whose product MKRAVLIFSALGLAAAAWSSVAAPLPEAGTPAPGVKPLGFVPQTSVPESIMTGAIPRSTTVAPVSGSLKAGLDALSDKNPQQAISIRNGMGKGTLDRHILTWAIAVSGIKGVPSYEIAGAAQELKGWPGLSKLRANSERALYDENPDPAAVLAAFGDTAPETTPGAMILSRALVSAGKQAQAEKYIRKVWRSEALDKETEDKILTEFSALLGAADHKARMEYLMYRGRTAQAKRFGDMGQAQSLHKAWSAVAGKAANAGALLNGVDSKWSKDPGYLFARIEYLRKQDKYVEAAKLLGQMPSVRDALVNSGEWWNEQRIVSRGLVDQGQFKEAYRIVANHVATNPTDIVEAEFHAGWYALRGLQDPATAETHFRKILQVSNGPISVSRAWYWLGRAAEAGGPGKSSEFYAKAANFPSTFYGQLAAERLGRKTLNVSYPSPSAEDRQRLQSREAVQAISRLEAAGHGWRAASLYLALAEQLQSAGELAILTAQAERSGDHHLSLQVGKIAYSRGMDVAALAFPVGVIPSNANISGSGKALAYAIARQESAFNPAAVSAANARGLLQLLPGTAKAVAKRHNITYSADKLTADAGYNATLGAHYLGEQIDAFGGSYILTFIAYNAGPKRVPEWISRYGDPRGKSINEIIDWIERIPFPETRNYVQRVMENYEVYKARLGQTPDIERDLIGGRSSS is encoded by the coding sequence ATGAAAAGAGCTGTGTTGATCTTCTCCGCCCTCGGCCTTGCGGCCGCCGCGTGGAGCAGCGTCGCCGCGCCGCTGCCTGAAGCGGGCACTCCAGCACCCGGAGTAAAGCCACTCGGCTTCGTGCCGCAAACCTCCGTGCCGGAATCGATCATGACCGGCGCCATTCCGCGCAGCACGACCGTCGCGCCCGTGAGCGGCAGCTTGAAGGCCGGATTAGACGCGCTTTCCGACAAGAATCCGCAGCAGGCCATCTCGATCCGCAACGGCATGGGCAAGGGGACGCTCGACCGGCATATCCTGACATGGGCGATCGCCGTTTCTGGCATCAAGGGCGTGCCTTCCTACGAGATTGCCGGCGCCGCACAGGAACTCAAGGGCTGGCCGGGGCTTTCCAAGCTGCGCGCGAATTCCGAGCGCGCGCTCTACGACGAAAATCCGGACCCGGCAGCGGTCCTTGCGGCCTTCGGCGATACCGCACCGGAAACGACCCCGGGCGCGATGATCCTTTCGCGCGCACTGGTTTCTGCGGGCAAGCAGGCGCAGGCCGAGAAATATATCCGCAAGGTCTGGCGCAGCGAAGCGCTGGACAAGGAGACGGAAGACAAGATCCTGACGGAGTTCTCCGCTCTGCTTGGTGCGGCCGACCACAAGGCGCGGATGGAATATCTGATGTATCGCGGCCGGACGGCACAGGCCAAACGCTTCGGCGACATGGGCCAGGCGCAGTCTCTCCACAAGGCGTGGTCGGCAGTCGCAGGCAAGGCTGCCAATGCCGGCGCGCTTCTGAATGGAGTCGACAGCAAGTGGTCGAAGGATCCGGGCTATCTCTTCGCCCGCATCGAATATCTGCGCAAGCAAGACAAATATGTCGAAGCCGCCAAGCTTCTGGGTCAGATGCCCTCCGTGCGCGACGCGCTGGTCAATTCCGGCGAATGGTGGAACGAGCAGCGTATCGTCAGCCGCGGCCTCGTCGACCAGGGCCAGTTCAAGGAAGCCTACCGCATTGTCGCCAACCATGTCGCGACGAACCCGACGGACATCGTCGAAGCCGAATTCCATGCCGGCTGGTACGCGCTGCGCGGACTGCAGGATCCGGCAACGGCCGAGACGCATTTCCGCAAGATTCTGCAAGTTTCGAACGGTCCGATCTCCGTTTCGCGGGCCTGGTATTGGCTGGGTCGCGCGGCCGAAGCGGGCGGGCCTGGCAAATCCAGCGAATTCTACGCAAAGGCAGCAAACTTCCCGAGCACTTTCTACGGCCAGCTCGCGGCCGAGAGGCTGGGCCGCAAGACGCTTAACGTCTCCTATCCGTCGCCGAGCGCCGAAGACCGGCAACGCCTCCAGTCCCGCGAGGCGGTGCAGGCGATTTCACGGCTTGAGGCCGCTGGCCACGGCTGGCGCGCGGCCAGCCTTTACCTGGCGCTCGCCGAGCAGCTGCAAAGCGCCGGCGAACTTGCGATCCTGACGGCGCAGGCCGAACGCTCCGGCGACCATCACCTGTCGCTCCAGGTCGGCAAGATCGCCTATTCGCGCGGCATGGATGTCGCCGCACTTGCCTTTCCTGTAGGCGTCATCCCCTCGAACGCGAATATCTCCGGCTCCGGCAAGGCACTTGCCTATGCGATCGCCCGGCAGGAGAGCGCCTTCAACCCCGCCGCCGTCTCGGCCGCAAACGCCCGCGGCCTCCTGCAGCTTTTGCCCGGGACCGCCAAGGCCGTCGCCAAGCGCCACAACATTACCTATTCCGCCGACAAGCTGACGGCGGACGCCGGCTACAACGCCACGCTCGGCGCGCATTATCTCGGCGAACAAATCGACGCCTTCGGCGGCTCCTACATCCTGACCTTCATCGCCTACAATGCCGGACCGAAGCGCGTGCCCGAATGGATCAGCCGCTACGGCGACCCGCGCGGCAAATCCATCAACGAGATCATCGACTGGATCGAGCGCATCCCCTTCCCCGAGACGCGCAACTACGTGCAGCGCGTGATGGAGAATTACGAGGTCTACAAGGCGCGGCTCGGGCAGACGCCGGATATCGAGCGCGACCTGATCGGCGGACGATCTTCATCCTGA
- a CDS encoding NAD(P)/FAD-dependent oxidoreductase — MTDRLVIIGAGQAGFAMAAKLRALQDTRPITIIGAEDVLPYQRPPLSKKYLLGEMTFDRLLFRPEHWYPDNNVEIRLATWVEQIDRDKKQVALQDGSILDYGTLALTTGSTPRKLPAAVGGDLNGVYVARDKRDADLLADEMRPGRRVLIIGGGYIGLEAAAVARHRGLEVTVIEMADRILQRVAAKETADIIRAIHESHDVVIREKTGLKRLVGRDGHVCGAELSDDSVIDIDFVIVGIGVVPNDQLAKEAGLDVANGILVDEFARTSDPSIFAAGDCAVQPWHDGQIRLESVQNAVDQADAAAAVIAGGHVPYEPKPWFWSDQYDVKLQIAGFNLGYDETLLRPGAREGAHSIWYFRNGQFIAVDAINDAKAYVTGKKLLESGINPDKAVLADAAADLKQLLV, encoded by the coding sequence GTGACGGACAGACTGGTAATCATCGGCGCGGGGCAGGCTGGTTTCGCGATGGCCGCAAAGCTGCGCGCGCTACAGGACACCCGGCCGATCACAATCATCGGCGCCGAGGACGTTCTGCCCTACCAGCGTCCGCCCCTTTCGAAGAAATATTTGCTCGGCGAGATGACCTTCGATCGCCTGCTGTTCCGCCCGGAACACTGGTATCCGGACAACAATGTCGAAATCCGTCTCGCGACCTGGGTCGAGCAGATCGATCGCGACAAGAAGCAGGTGGCGCTGCAGGATGGCTCGATTCTTGACTACGGCACGCTGGCGCTGACCACGGGTTCGACGCCGCGCAAGCTGCCGGCAGCCGTCGGCGGCGACCTTAACGGCGTCTATGTCGCCCGCGACAAGCGCGATGCGGACCTTCTGGCCGACGAGATGCGCCCCGGCCGGCGCGTCCTTATTATAGGCGGCGGCTATATCGGTCTCGAGGCGGCAGCCGTCGCGCGCCATCGCGGCCTCGAAGTGACCGTCATCGAAATGGCCGACCGCATCTTGCAGCGTGTCGCCGCCAAGGAGACGGCCGACATCATCCGCGCGATCCACGAGAGCCATGACGTGGTGATCCGCGAAAAGACCGGGCTCAAGCGTCTCGTCGGCAGGGACGGACATGTTTGCGGCGCCGAGCTCTCCGACGACTCAGTGATCGACATTGACTTCGTCATCGTCGGCATTGGCGTCGTGCCGAACGACCAGTTGGCCAAGGAAGCCGGCCTCGACGTTGCGAACGGCATCCTCGTCGACGAATTCGCCCGCACCTCGGACCCTTCGATCTTTGCCGCCGGCGATTGCGCCGTGCAGCCCTGGCACGATGGGCAGATAAGGCTCGAATCGGTGCAGAACGCCGTCGACCAGGCCGACGCCGCCGCCGCGGTCATCGCCGGCGGTCATGTGCCCTATGAGCCGAAGCCGTGGTTCTGGTCCGATCAGTATGACGTGAAGCTGCAGATCGCCGGCTTCAACCTCGGCTACGACGAAACCCTCCTTCGCCCCGGCGCCCGCGAAGGCGCCCATTCCATCTGGTATTTCCGGAACGGCCAGTTCATCGCCGTCGACGCGATCAACGACGCGAAAGCCTATGTGACGGGCAAGAAGCTGCTGGAATCGGGAATCAATCCCGACAAGGCCGTGCTGGCGGACGCCGCCGCCGATCTTAAGCAGTTGCTGGTCTGA
- a CDS encoding porin yields MTIKSLLLGSAAALAVVSGAQAADAIVAAEPEPVEYVRVCDAYGTGYFYIPGTETCLKIQGYIRFQVDWSAGDVADQIYGGEDWSARTRGQVAFTAKSDTEYGPLTGVIVYQANFRPNGVANSQDDQNDTIIDEAYIDIAGFRVGKFVNWWDADFSGETESINNNTNFNAIRYQYDSGDFYAGIAVEELTRTDDDDTRSIGGVVVGTDFPSNGGNNVGIDAAVGGKFGAISWELLGGYDIDREDGAIRGIIYADIGPGTFGLAGVWASGVSDYYANGEWAIAAQYAVKATDKFTITPAVQYTNNIESDDEGEFDGGSEWRAGVTLDYEIVENLSTKVTVNYVAEDFDDAEDVDGVTGFFRLQRSF; encoded by the coding sequence ATGACAATCAAGAGCCTTCTTCTCGGCTCCGCTGCTGCTCTCGCAGTAGTTTCCGGCGCCCAGGCTGCCGACGCCATCGTCGCTGCCGAGCCGGAGCCGGTTGAATACGTCCGCGTCTGCGACGCTTACGGCACTGGTTATTTCTACATCCCAGGCACCGAAACCTGCCTCAAGATCCAGGGTTACATCCGCTTCCAGGTTGACTGGTCCGCTGGTGACGTTGCTGACCAGATTTACGGCGGCGAAGACTGGTCTGCCCGTACTCGCGGTCAGGTTGCCTTCACGGCCAAGAGCGACACCGAATACGGTCCGCTGACAGGTGTTATCGTCTATCAGGCGAACTTCCGCCCGAACGGCGTTGCCAACAGCCAGGACGATCAGAACGACACGATCATCGATGAAGCTTACATCGACATCGCCGGCTTCCGCGTTGGTAAGTTCGTCAACTGGTGGGATGCTGACTTCTCCGGTGAAACCGAATCCATCAACAACAACACCAACTTCAACGCGATCCGTTACCAGTACGACTCTGGCGACTTCTACGCCGGTATCGCTGTTGAAGAGCTGACACGCACCGATGACGACGACACCCGTTCGATTGGCGGTGTTGTTGTGGGGACGGACTTCCCCTCTAATGGTGGTAACAACGTCGGTATCGACGCTGCTGTTGGCGGCAAGTTCGGTGCCATCAGCTGGGAACTTCTCGGCGGTTACGACATCGACCGTGAAGATGGCGCCATCCGTGGCATCATCTATGCAGACATCGGCCCGGGCACGTTCGGTCTTGCCGGTGTATGGGCAAGCGGTGTGTCGGACTACTACGCCAACGGCGAATGGGCAATCGCTGCTCAGTACGCTGTCAAGGCAACCGACAAGTTCACTATCACCCCGGCTGTTCAGTACACCAACAACATCGAGTCCGACGATGAAGGCGAATTCGACGGCGGCAGCGAATGGCGCGCTGGTGTCACGCTCGACTACGAAATCGTTGAGAACCTCTCCACGAAGGTCACTGTCAACTACGTCGCCGAGGATTTCGACGATGCTGAAGACGTTGACGGCGTAACGGGCTTCTTCCGCCTGCAGCGTTCGTTCTAA
- a CDS encoding DUF3830 family protein, whose amino-acid sequence MRRLKILVASHVFVAKLEIERAPKTCAAFTSLLPFRNQTIHSRWSGEAVWVPLGDYQFGVDFENHTRHPSRGDILLYPGGHSETELLFAYGSSSFASKMGALAGNHFLTIVEGREQLADMGNLVLWKGAQPILFEALD is encoded by the coding sequence ATGCGAAGGTTGAAGATTTTGGTCGCGTCGCATGTCTTCGTGGCGAAGCTGGAGATTGAGAGGGCGCCGAAGACCTGCGCGGCGTTCACGTCGCTGCTGCCTTTTCGAAATCAGACCATCCATTCGCGCTGGAGCGGGGAGGCGGTCTGGGTGCCGCTCGGCGATTATCAGTTCGGCGTGGATTTCGAAAACCACACCCGCCATCCGTCGCGCGGCGATATCCTGCTTTATCCGGGCGGACACAGCGAGACGGAACTGCTCTTTGCCTATGGCAGCTCGTCATTTGCGAGCAAGATGGGCGCCCTTGCCGGCAATCATTTCCTGACGATCGTCGAAGGCCGCGAGCAGCTCGCGGATATGGGCAACCTGGTGCTCTGGAAGGGCGCCCAGCCGATCCTGTTCGAGGCTTTGGATTGA
- the rpoZ gene encoding DNA-directed RNA polymerase subunit omega produces the protein MARVTVEDCIDKVENRFELVLLASHRARLISQGASITIDRDNDKNPVVALREIADETLSPDDLKEDLIHSLQKHVEVDEPEPDPASLIAAGGAAAADGEEQDDQPETVTFDQMSEEELLAGIEGLVPPEKSDDY, from the coding sequence ATGGCCCGTGTCACAGTTGAAGATTGCATCGACAAAGTTGAGAACCGCTTCGAGCTGGTTCTACTTGCCAGCCACCGCGCCCGGCTGATTTCCCAGGGTGCCTCGATCACCATCGATCGTGACAACGACAAGAACCCCGTCGTGGCGCTGCGTGAAATCGCCGACGAGACGCTGTCTCCCGACGATCTGAAGGAAGACCTGATCCACTCGCTGCAGAAGCACGTCGAAGTCGACGAGCCTGAGCCTGATCCGGCCAGCCTTATTGCCGCTGGCGGCGCTGCTGCTGCGGACGGCGAGGAGCAGGACGATCAGCCCGAGACGGTCACTTTCGATCAGATGTCGGAAGAAGAGCTCCTTGCCGGTATCGAAGGCCTCGTGCCGCCGGAAAAGAGCGACGACTACTAA
- a CDS encoding type II toxin-antitoxin system RelE/ParE family toxin, protein MADRYLTGLFAAFDRIETHEVLSGPVPAEFGVDGYVFRYERHFVYWRRLSNGDIGIVTILHQRMHQIERFREDFGL, encoded by the coding sequence GTGGCCGACCGCTATCTCACCGGCCTGTTCGCAGCTTTCGACAGAATAGAAACGCACGAGGTGCTGTCAGGCCCGGTTCCCGCGGAGTTCGGAGTCGATGGCTATGTCTTTCGCTACGAAAGGCATTTCGTCTATTGGCGACGGCTCAGCAACGGCGACATCGGTATCGTGACGATCCTGCATCAGCGCATGCACCAGATCGAGCGATTTCGAGAGGATTTCGGATTGTGA
- the smpB gene encoding SsrA-binding protein SmpB, producing MAPRGSERVVKKVVAENRKARFNYEIIDTYEAGIVLKGTEVKSLREGKANIAESYASDEGGEIWLINSYLPEYLQANRFNHEPRRRRKLLLSSREINRLRAGINREGMTLIPLKIYFNDRGRAKMELALAKGKKLHDKRESEKERDWNRQKSRLLKDNR from the coding sequence ATGGCCCCCAGAGGCAGCGAGCGCGTCGTCAAGAAGGTCGTGGCCGAAAACCGCAAGGCCCGCTTCAACTACGAAATCATCGATACGTATGAGGCCGGGATCGTCTTGAAGGGCACCGAGGTCAAGTCGCTGCGCGAAGGAAAGGCCAATATCGCCGAATCTTACGCGTCGGATGAAGGCGGCGAGATCTGGCTGATCAATTCCTATCTGCCGGAATACCTGCAGGCCAACCGCTTCAATCACGAGCCGCGCCGCCGCCGTAAGCTGCTGCTGTCGAGTCGCGAGATTAACAGGCTGCGCGCTGGCATCAACCGTGAAGGCATGACCCTGATCCCGTTGAAGATCTATTTCAACGACCGCGGCCGGGCGAAGATGGAACTGGCGCTCGCCAAGGGCAAGAAGCTGCATGACAAGCGCGAGTCCGAGAAGGAACGCGATTGGAATAGGCAGAAGAGCCGCCTGCTGAAGGACAATCGTTGA